In Mytilus trossulus isolate FHL-02 chromosome 14, PNRI_Mtr1.1.1.hap1, whole genome shotgun sequence, a genomic segment contains:
- the LOC134695675 gene encoding rab proteins geranylgeranyltransferase component A-like, which yields MADEFPTEFDVIVVGTGLSESILAAAFSRIGQKVLHIDRNGYYSGRWCSFNLQAVDSWINQTKGEDALKATDADTIKNLISDEESTIELELTDKSYSHTNVTFNIGDDKTDEESALKEKDSSNSQCKEKENLEKNAETCEKVDFNNKQEVKTNNSGAAYNCSDVSEQSLNDTKDDSQNVNPDVKDNVTAGVKDCTTDVKGSSTDGVKDSCINSSYSKTIGEKKELPESVVDNDIKKKEEKWTKSRLLKEWRKFNLDLTPKLLYCGGSMVQLLITSDIAKYCEFKTVTRMLTLLDGKLEKVPCSRADVFNSKEVSMLEKRMLMKFLTSCAEYNKNPADYEAFTDRPFTDYLESKKLTKNIKHFVQHSIAMATSETLTPEGLAKTKKFLHSLGRYGNTAFLWPLYGCGELPQGFCRMCAVFGGVYCLKMSASHLVVDKDNKCTGVISTDGKKLTAKYAIIEESSVPVPLFNASNKRYISRAVLVTDKSIVHDGSQQLSLLQIPNSDGRYLTTVIELPPSSMSSPSPLNVVHITMETENEDTTPELDLQDIVNKLFQTEPSQDDSKPVIMWSMFFKREFYCDVSVDRTVVPENVIVIPGPGPQLDLDIVVDQSRAIFEKLMPGEDFLPRPPNPEDIIYIDDAEKAVKDESNKSDFTESDQSESINKPNDQSQSDNLDTTESKSDQSESIDIPKDQSQSENSNSKESKCDQLESINKPDNQSQSDISSQRGSSDQTVTTDKVEPKTK from the exons ACAAAAGGAGAAGATGCTTTGAAAGCCACTGATGCAGatacaattaaaaatctaaTAAGTGATGAAGAAAGTACAATTGAGCTTGAACTTACAGATAAAAGTTACAGCCATACTAATGTTACATTTAATATTGG tGATGACAAGACTGATGAAGAAAGTGCTTTAAAGGAAAAAGATTCTTCAAACTCTCagtgtaaagaaaaagaaaatttagagaaaaatgCAGAAACTTGTGAGAAAGTCGATTTTAACAATAAACAGGAGGTTAAAACTAATAATTCAGGAGCTGCTTATAACTGCAGTGATGTTTCTGAACAAAGTTTAAATGATACCAAAGACGATAGTCAAAACGTGAACCCAGATGTCAAGGACAATGTAACAGCTGGGGTTAAGGATTGCACTACAGATGTCAAGGGCAGTTCAACTGATGGTGTCAAGGATAGTTGTATAAATAGCTCATATTCTAAAACAATTGGTGAAAAGAAAGAATTACCTGAATCTGTTGTTGACAATGACATAaagaagaaagaagaaaaatggacaaaatcTAGATTATTGAAAGAATGGAGGaaatttaatttagatttaacaCCAAAG ttaCTTTACTGTGGTGGAAGTATGGTACAGCTCCTAATTACATCAGACATTGCCAAGTATTGTGAGTTTAAAACTGTCACCAGGATGTTAACATTACTGGATGGAAAACTTGAAAAG GTACCATGTTCCAGAGCAGATGTATTTAACAGTAAAGAAGTATCTATGTTAGAGAAGAGAATGTTGATGAAGTTTCTAACATCATGTgcagaatataataaaaatccaGCAGATTATGAAG CTTTTACAGACAGACCCTTTACAGATTATTTGGAATCAAAGAAActaaccaaaaatataaaacattttgtacaGCATTCCATTGCCATGGCTACTAGTGAAACATTAACTCCTGAG GGTTTAGCCAAAACCAAGAAGTTTTTACATTCCCTTGGACGTTATGGAAATACAGCATTCCTCTGGCCTTTATATGGATGTGGTGAACTTCCCCAAGGTTTCTGCAg AATGTGTGCTGTTTTTGGTGGTGTTTATTGCCTGAAAATGTCAGCTAGTCATTTGGTTGTAGACAAAGACAATAA atgtaCTGGTGTGATATCAACAGATGGAAAGAAATTGACTGCTAA atatgCGATAATAGAAGAATCATCTGTGCCTGTTCCACTGTTTAATGCTTCCAATAAAAG gTATATATCCAGAGCAGTGCTGGTTACAGACAAAAGTATAGTACATGATGGTTCACAACAG ttaTCTTTGTTACAAATACCTAATAGTGATGGACGCTACTTAACAACTGTAATAGAGTTACCACCCTCTTCTATGTCCAGTCCTTCACCTCTAA ATGTTGTACATataaccatggaaacagaaaaTGAAGATACTACACCAGAATTAGATTTACAagatattgtaaataaactattCCAGACAGAACCTAGTCAAG atgATAGTAAGCCAGTGATAATGTGGTCCATGTTTTTCAAGAGAGAATTTTACTGTGATGTATCAGTAGATAGGACTGTGGTCCCAGAGAATGTGATAGTGATTCCTGGACCAGGGCCACAGTTGGACCTAGATATTGTTGTAGACCAG tCAAGAGCTATATTTGAGAAGTTAATGCCAGGAGAAGACTTCTTACCCAGACCACCAAATCCAGAggatatcatatatattgatgatgCAGAAAAGGCTGTTAAGGATGAAAGTAACAAATCAGACTTTACAGAATCTGACCAATCAGAATCTATCAATAAGCCAAATGACCAATCACAGTCAGATAATTTAGACACCACAGAATCTAAATCAGACCAATCAGAATCTATCGATATACCAAAAGACCAATCACAGTCTGAAAATTCAAACTCAAAAGAATCTAAATGTGACCAATTAGAATCTATCAATAAGCCAGATAACCAATCACAGTCTGATATTTCTAGCCAAAGAGGATCATCAGATCAAACAGTTACAACTGACAAAGTagaaccaaaaacaaaataa
- the LOC134695676 gene encoding uncharacterized protein LOC134695676, whose amino-acid sequence MTNLTYIYPSMISIHLFCCCRLSKYITEKTPDEMPDIPNMEENIRPTKIADMFNQVYQNVWPRAYEIANEKLNDEKLSCVYLLTIFKDCWEFCCALSRHQLHILEMTYLVPYGPNMSVESTFNIPQLSVKNLKVVKETRKHIAKQTIANLYGLFMSPESGTGTKDIPSELEPYVRSCLEVCWYSAIQDPPLGFVFDTGVSWELDTNCFEMFTKTGIYVDFIVWPAMLLHNHGVVLQKGVVQALDEKSHRPQQ is encoded by the exons ATGACCAACCTCACATACATTTACCCTAGCATGATCAGTATccatcttttttgttgttgcagactttcaaaatatataacagaGAAAACACCTGATGAAATGCCAGATATACCTAATATGGAGGAGAATATCAGACCAACAAAGATAGCAGACATGTTTAATCAAGTTTACCAGAATGTATGGCCCAGAGCCTATGAAATAGCAAACGAGAAACTAAATGATGAAAAACTGTCCTGTGTTTATTTGCTTACAATATTTAAG GATTGTTGGGAGTTCTGCTGTGCTTTATCTAGGCACCAGTTACACATTTTAGAGATGACTTATCTAGTACCTTATGGTCCTAACATGAGTGTGGAGTCAACG ttcaaCATTCCTCAACTGTCAGTTAAAAACTTAAAGGTAGTAAAAGAAACAAGAAAACATATAGCTAAACAGACAATAGCAAATTTATATGGT TTATTTATGTCCCCAGAATCAGGAACAGGAACCAAGGACATACCCTCAGAGCTGGAACCCTATGTAAGGTCCTGTTTGGAGGTCTGTTGGTATAGTGCCATCCAGGATCCACCATTAGGCTTTGTATTTGATACTGGTGTTAGTTGGGAGCTAGATACAAActgttttgaaatgtttacaaaaactgGTATCTATGTTGACTTTATTGTATGGCCTGCTATGCTTCTTCACAACCATGGAGTTGTCTTACAGAAAGGTGTAGTCCAGGCTTTAGATGAAAAGAGTCATAGACCtcaacaataa
- the LOC134697525 gene encoding uncharacterized protein LOC134697525 produces MTELKIQIVNMKSQVLDFENSIRQQHDELENYKTENVDLNKQMTQFVMEKAGKSRDSVIVDLNQQVEKLQKQIEGIEKEKTEILGDKELYMTTQVQTFVFHENEENGQYLTRFNSACELFQEHFCPN; encoded by the exons ATGACAGAGCTCAAGATACAGATAGTGAATATGAAATC acAAGTTCTTGACTTTGAGAATTCAATACGTCAACAACACGATGAgttggaaaactataaaacagaaaacgtagatttaaacaaacaaatgacaCAGTTTGTTATGGAAAAGGCTGGAAAATCTAGAGATTCAGTTATTGTGGATTTAAATCAGCAAGTAGAAAAGCTACAGAAACAAATTGAGGGTATAGAGAAAGAGAAGACAGAAATCCTTGGAGATAAAGAACTGTATATGACAACGCAAgtacaaacatttgtttttcatgaaaatgaggAAAATGGTCAATATCTTACACGTTTTAATTCTGCATGTGAGCTGTTTCAGGAACATTTTTGTCCAAACTGA